One Nicotiana sylvestris chromosome 12, ASM39365v2, whole genome shotgun sequence genomic window carries:
- the LOC104220712 gene encoding mediator of RNA polymerase II transcription subunit 30, whose protein sequence is MEEKGGTMANPKTIQELAVEGQKHLEDTIEAAHQILSAMNDELCNPTLWSTTPNTAATTSANAVMSNGQQQHHSNGGGDVSSDNSSSSSASAQQHLDIGGGALDESRLRYKSSIACLRSVLTAISNSQKAKALEAASASGSLSAADQAEIEQLEERASTLKKELVDKNKHLKLLIDQLRYLLSDLSTWQSPCST, encoded by the exons atggaggaaaaaggCGGCACAATGGCAAACCCTAAAACAATACAAGAACTAGCAGTAGAAGGACAAAAGCATTTAGAAGACACAATAGAAGCAGCACATCAAATTCTCTCCGCCATGAACGACGAGCTCTGCAACCCTACACTCTGGTCAACTACTCCAAATACGGCCGCTACTACTTCTGCTAACGCCGTTATGAGTAACGGACAGCAGCAGCATCATTCTAACGGCGGCGGCGACGTTTCCTCGGATAATTCTTCGTCTTCTTCGGCTTCGGCTCAACAACACTTGGATATTGGGGGCGGTGCCCTTGATGAGTCACGTCTCCGTTATAAGTCGTCAATTGCTTGCTTGCGTTCTGTTCTTACGGCTATTTCTAATTCTCAGAAG GCAAAAGCATTGGAAGCTGCTTCTGCTAGTGGTTCACTATCTGCTGCAGATCAAGCTGAAATTGAGCAGCTGGAGGAACGTGCCTCTACGTTAAAAAAG GAACTTGTAGACAAGAACAAGCATCTCAAGCTTCTGATTGATCAGCTTCGATATCTTCTTTCTGACCTATCAACATGGCAAAGTCCCTGTTCTACATGA